Below is a window of Mycolicibacterium rhodesiae NBB3 DNA.
GTCTGTTCCAGGCCCTTGTTGTAGCGCTTGAGCATGTCGATGACGATCGCGAGATTGGCCAGCGTCTGGGGCAGCGAGTCACGCACATCGCTGAACACCGCGTTCACCTGATCGAGCGTCGGAGCGGCGTCCTGGATGCCGCTGCGCAGGGCGGCGTCCTGCTCAGCCGCCTGCGCGGCGATGACGTTCAGGTTCCGCGACCACGCCTCGATGTTGTCGCCGGACTGAACCTGGCTGTCCAGAATCGGCGCCGAGTTGGCGATGATGTCGTTGACCTGAGGTAGGTTGTCCTTGAAGCCCTGCGCCACATTCGAGGTCGAGTCGACCAGTCGTTGCAGTGCGGGTCCCAAACCGCCGACGGCATTGGACGTCTCGGTGAGCAGAGCGTCGATCTTCTCCTTGGGCAGCACCGCAAGGCCCTCGTTGGCCGCATCCAGTGCGGGACCGACCTCACTCGGCACGGTGCTGTCGGTGATGACCGTCCCGGGGCTGAGGTACTGACCCGGGTTACCCGTCGACACCAGGTCGAGGTACTGCTCGCCGATCGCCGACACCGAGTGCACGTTCGCCGACGCGTCGGCCGGGATCTTGTACCGGTCGTCGATGCTCATCGTCGCCATCGCACCGGTCTCGGTGGGCACCACGCTGGTGACCTTGCCGATCTGGGTGCCGCGGTAGGTCACGTTGGCAGTGGCATACAGGCCGCCGGACCGCGGCAGTTGGGCCTTCAGCTCGTACTGCCCGATGCCGACCAGGCTCGGTATCCGCAGGTAGTACCAGCCGAGTACGACGACCGCGATCACCGTCAGGATGGTGAACAGCACCAACTGAATCTTGATGAACCTGGTCAGCACTGCTCACTCACCCCTTTCGACCAGTGGCCCGCCTGGTGCGTTGTGCGGGTTCGGCGTGAACCGGACATCCGGGATCATCGTCGCCGGATCACGGCCCCAGGACTGCTCGAGCGCGCGCAACATACCTGAGACACCCGTGCCGGACAAGGCGGCGTTGTCGAGAGCCGAGAGCGTCAGGTCCACCGTCAACGACGCATTGAGGTAGTCGCCGCGGATGACCTTCGGCACGTTCTCGATCGAGAACGGCGCCGTGAGCATCAACTTGAGCGCACCGATGACGTACGGCGACGCCCGGCCCAGCTGCTTCAGTGGCCGCTGCAAGTTCTGCAGGTTGGTGTTCAGGTTGTCGCTCGCTGGCGCCAGGGCGTTGTCCGCAGCGAGGCTGACCCGGCCCAACGCCTCGACCGCGTCGGCGAACAGGTCGCGCGTATCGGCGAAATGCTTGATCAGTGGCGGGAATTCGATCAGCACTTGATCCAGCGTGTCGTTGCGCTGGGCGACGATCGAGAGCAACCGGTTGGTGGAATCGATCGCGCGGGTGATGTCCTGCGTCTGCTTGTTCAGTTCGTCGGTGAACGTGTCGAGCTTGTTCAGGAACTCCCGAATCTGGTCGGCCCGGCCATTGAGCACATTGAAGATCTCGGTCTGGATCGTCTCGAGATTCGACACTCCACCGCCGCGCAGGATGGTGGCGATGCTCGCCAGTACCCGCTCGGTGCTCGGGAACGCCGAGCTGTTCTTCAACGGGATCGTGTCGCCGCTGCGCAACGGCTGCCCCGACGGATCGGGCGGCGGCTCCAGCTCCACGTGCTGGCTGCCCAGGAGGCTGGTCTGTCCGATGCGGGCGAGCGCGTTGGACGGCAGCCCGAGGTTGGGCTCCATGTCCAGGGTCAGCGTCGCGACCCAGTTCTTCAGCTCGATCGACCGCACGCGCCCGACGAACACGTCGGCCACCCGGACGCGGCTGTTGACGTTGAGCGCCAACGTGTCCGGCATCTGCACGTAGACCGTCATCCGGTCCGAACCGGTCCCCGGGCCGCCGGGCAGCTCCACGTTGGAGATGCCGCGCCACGGCCACACCCCGCACGAACTCAGCGTCAGCGCGACCGCCACCAGCGCGACGGTGCGTACCGCGATTCGCCTCAATCTGCGACCGGTCATCATCAGCCTGCCTCAGCGGGTAGCGGTGGTCCAACGGGCGCCGGTGCCGCCACGGGCGCCGGCGCAGGGCCGGGAGCGGGGCCGGACCCGGGGAAGGGCAACGCGCCGGTGGCCGCCGCACTTCCCGGATCGCCGGGGACGACGCCGGGCGCGGGACCGGGAACCGGTCCCGGCTGCGGATACCAGGGCGGTGGCAGCGGGGTGTTCTCGGTGTACGCGTTCGGCGGACCGGCCTGGTGCGGACCACCGAAGGTCGGCGGCGCGGGCGGGATCACGCAATCAGGCCCACCCATCAGCTCCGCGAGGCATTCGGGGAACATCATGTTCTTGGTGAGGGGCTGCACATCGACGCCCTGCATACCTGGCGCGGTCACCCAGCCGGGCTCGTGGTTGCCGTGCGAGAACAACGTGTCCCGCGACCAGATGCCCGGCACGGTGGTGTCCTTGTATCCCGGCGGCGGCTGAAGCCTGGGCTCGGAGTAGGCGATGTGTTTAGGCAGCGTCATCGCCGTCGTGGTCTGGTTGATGCCGAACGGCAGGTAGTTGAACTTGATGGCGTCCAGGATCGGGGCGAGATACTGCGCACACATCTCGGCCGATTCCTGATACCCCAACCGGCTACCTGCCTGAATCGAGCTGCAGATGAACTGGAGCGGGTTGGCGAAGTTGTTGATCACCGGGAAGCTATTCACACCGCCGGTGACGGGGGAGACGATGTTCATCAGGTTGGCGCCAAGGTTCGGGAACACGTGCAGCGCGGTTTCCAAACCGTCCTTCGAATCGGGCTGCAGGATCGCGTTTGTCACGTCCGCGAGGTTGTTCACGTCGTGCGTCAGCACTTCGGCGTTCTCGTCGAGGAAGCTGCGCGTGGTCGCCAGCAGCGTATTGAGGTCCTGGAGCGCGTTGGCGACTTCGCGGTCGGTGTTGGTGAACGCGTTGGTGAACGTCGCGAGGTCGTCGTTCAGCGCGACGAACTGCTGATCGCTCTGGTACAGCGCATTGACGAACAGCGCGAGACTCTTGACCACGGCGAAGAAGTCACCGCGACCCTCGTTGAGCGTGAAGAGCGCCTCGGACAAGCCGTTCAACGTCTTGTTGAGCTGTTCACCCTTGCCCGCGAACCCATCGGCGGCCGACTCGATGATGTCGCCGAACGGCCCCTTCGGCTGTTCCGGCGTCGGACCGAGGTCGCGCAGGATGCGGTTGATCGAGTCGCGCAGCTCGTCGTACTCGACCGGGATCTGCGTGCGTTCGATCGGGATGACCGCACCGTCCTCCATCACCGGTCCACCCGTGTAGGGCGGGGACAACTGGATGACGCGGGAGGCGACCAGGCTGGGGTTCAGGATCGACGCCGTCGCGTTGGCGGGCACCTTGAACTTGTTGTCGTAGTTGAAGGTGACCTCCATCGCCCGCTTGTCGTCGGCGGGCTCGATCGAGTCGATCGTGCCGACCTGGACGCCCATGATCTGGATCTTGTCGCCGGGGTACAACGCGAGCGTCTCGGGGAAGTAGGCCACGACGGTATTGGTCGTCAGCTTCTTGTACAGATTCCATCCGACGAACACAGCCACCAGCGCGAGGATCACGACAAGCGTGCCGATGATCAGGGCAGCACGGGATACCTTGGGCAACTTCATGTTTCGAACGTTGAAAATCGTTGTCATCGGTTACACCCCCTACTGTCCCTGCGAAAGTGGTGGAAGGAACGGCGGGTTCCCCGGCAATGGCGGTGTCCCGGCAGGTCCCGCGTCCGGACCCGGGCCTGGAGGCGGCGGCGGTCCGGTCAGGGCCGGGGGCAGCGGCGCGATGCCCGGCGTGAAGTCCGGCGGCAGCGGAGGCTGCGGCCCGACGGGCACCGTGCGAGCACCTGGCGGAGCCGGCGGAAGCGGTGCGGGGGCACCGGGCATGTCCGGCGAGATCTGACCGGGGATCGCGGCGGCTGGTACACCCGGCGACGGCTGTGGGCCGTGCACGTTCGGGTCGGACGTGACCACATCCGGCGGTCCGTAGTTGGGTCCGTACGGGTTGTCCCCGAACGGACCGACGGTCAGACCCGCGCACGGCAGCGGGTTGGCGGCGGTGGGGATGCCGCCGGGTCCCGGCGTGTAGGAACACGGCGAGCCCTTCAGCACTGCCGGTCCGGGATGTTCTGGCGTGCCTTCCAGCACAGCGGGTCCCGGCGCCGGAGCGCCGTTCGGGAAGCGGGCGCCGTTGGGATCCGGGAACCGCCATGCGGGCAGACCCGCGTCACCCCAGAACTTCTCGGGGTCGATGCCGCGCTTCTTGAACGCGGCATCGACGAACGGTTGCAGGATCTGGCCGGGCAGCAGGTTGACGAGCATCACCTTGAAGTAGGGACCCGACGCGACCGCTTCACCGAGGGACGCCACGAAGCTGGCAACCGTCGTGAGCGTGTCCATCAGGTCAAACCGGCGCTCCGTGAGCACGTCGCTGACCGTGCGCAGCTGTTCGAGCACGTGGTTCAGATTGGGGTTGTCGTCGATGAATCCGCGGACCTGCTCGGAGAACGAACCGACGCGTTCGAGCAGCATGCTGACCGCGTACTGGCGTTCGTTGATGGCGGCGAGCAGCTGCTGGGCGTTGACGAGCAGCTTGTTGATCTGTTCGCTGCGGTTGCCGAGGATGCCGGCGATCTTGTTGGCGTTGGCGAGCAGCTGCTTGATCTGGTCGTCGCGCTTGCCGATGGTGTCGGAGAACCGCGCCACACCGTCGAGTGCGGCACTCAGGTGCGGGTAGGTCTGGTCGATGGTCTCCGACAACACGTTCAGCGACTTCTTGACGGTCTGGGTGTCCCAGTCCGACGACGCCTCGGTCACGTCGAAGAACGCGTCGTAGATCTGGTACGGCGTGGTC
It encodes the following:
- a CDS encoding virulence factor Mce family protein; this translates as MMTGRRLRRIAVRTVALVAVALTLSSCGVWPWRGISNVELPGGPGTGSDRMTVYVQMPDTLALNVNSRVRVADVFVGRVRSIELKNWVATLTLDMEPNLGLPSNALARIGQTSLLGSQHVELEPPPDPSGQPLRSGDTIPLKNSSAFPSTERVLASIATILRGGGVSNLETIQTEIFNVLNGRADQIREFLNKLDTFTDELNKQTQDITRAIDSTNRLLSIVAQRNDTLDQVLIEFPPLIKHFADTRDLFADAVEALGRVSLAADNALAPASDNLNTNLQNLQRPLKQLGRASPYVIGALKLMLTAPFSIENVPKVIRGDYLNASLTVDLTLSALDNAALSGTGVSGMLRALEQSWGRDPATMIPDVRFTPNPHNAPGGPLVERGE
- a CDS encoding MCE family protein; this encodes MLTRFIKIQLVLFTILTVIAVVVLGWYYLRIPSLVGIGQYELKAQLPRSGGLYATANVTYRGTQIGKVTSVVPTETGAMATMSIDDRYKIPADASANVHSVSAIGEQYLDLVSTGNPGQYLSPGTVITDSTVPSEVGPALDAANEGLAVLPKEKIDALLTETSNAVGGLGPALQRLVDSTSNVAQGFKDNLPQVNDIIANSAPILDSQVQSGDNIEAWSRNLNVIAAQAAEQDAALRSGIQDAAPTLDQVNAVFSDVRDSLPQTLANLAIVIDMLKRYNKGLEQTFVMLPQGAAAAQAGTLFEDLGQLPLVLAINQPPPCLTGFLPASEWRSPADTSMAPLPKGTYCKIPKDYQGNVVRGARNYPCVDVPGKRAATPMECRSPEPYVPLGTNPWYGDPNQILSCPAPGARCDQGVNPGRGVIPAPTVNNGVNPAPADQLPPPQSTLPVSDPLSPPGQGTVSCSGQQPNPCIYTPAPGPPGSTAVYSPSSGQVVGPDGVRYNVSNSSNSGDDGWKEMLAPAS
- a CDS encoding virulence factor Mce family protein, which codes for MRTLEGSNRVRNGLMGILVLILVIGVGQSFASVPMLFATPTYYAEFSDTGGLNNGDKVRIAGVDVGLVRSAEIEGDKVIIGYSLDGTQIGTESRAAIRTDTILGRRNIEIEPRGSKPLKANGTIPLGQTTTPYQIYDAFFDVTEASSDWDTQTVKKSLNVLSETIDQTYPHLSAALDGVARFSDTIGKRDDQIKQLLANANKIAGILGNRSEQINKLLVNAQQLLAAINERQYAVSMLLERVGSFSEQVRGFIDDNPNLNHVLEQLRTVSDVLTERRFDLMDTLTTVASFVASLGEAVASGPYFKVMLVNLLPGQILQPFVDAAFKKRGIDPEKFWGDAGLPAWRFPDPNGARFPNGAPAPGPAVLEGTPEHPGPAVLKGSPCSYTPGPGGIPTAANPLPCAGLTVGPFGDNPYGPNYGPPDVVTSDPNVHGPQPSPGVPAAAIPGQISPDMPGAPAPLPPAPPGARTVPVGPQPPLPPDFTPGIAPLPPALTGPPPPPGPGPDAGPAGTPPLPGNPPFLPPLSQGQ
- a CDS encoding virulence factor Mce family protein; this translates as MTTIFNVRNMKLPKVSRAALIIGTLVVILALVAVFVGWNLYKKLTTNTVVAYFPETLALYPGDKIQIMGVQVGTIDSIEPADDKRAMEVTFNYDNKFKVPANATASILNPSLVASRVIQLSPPYTGGPVMEDGAVIPIERTQIPVEYDELRDSINRILRDLGPTPEQPKGPFGDIIESAADGFAGKGEQLNKTLNGLSEALFTLNEGRGDFFAVVKSLALFVNALYQSDQQFVALNDDLATFTNAFTNTDREVANALQDLNTLLATTRSFLDENAEVLTHDVNNLADVTNAILQPDSKDGLETALHVFPNLGANLMNIVSPVTGGVNSFPVINNFANPLQFICSSIQAGSRLGYQESAEMCAQYLAPILDAIKFNYLPFGINQTTTAMTLPKHIAYSEPRLQPPPGYKDTTVPGIWSRDTLFSHGNHEPGWVTAPGMQGVDVQPLTKNMMFPECLAELMGGPDCVIPPAPPTFGGPHQAGPPNAYTENTPLPPPWYPQPGPVPGPAPGVVPGDPGSAAATGALPFPGSGPAPGPAPAPVAAPAPVGPPLPAEAG